The window CGCCACCGACTCCCGGCCCGCCCCCGTGTCCTCGAGGTAGGCGGCCATGTCCGCCCGGAACGCGCCCCGATAGCCGATCTCCCTAAAGTACTTGGCGGTGCCGTAGGTCTGCCGGTGATCCGGATAGTGGATGAACGTCCACGCCCCCCGCCTCTCGTTCCAGAATTGCTTGTAGCCAAGGTTGTAAAAGGCCCCGACGCCCAAGACCGCGCAGAGGCCCAGGATGCCGAAAAACAGCCGGCGGCGGGCTGGAAAACGGCCATACCGCTCGCAAAGAAGGACGGCGGCCGCGACCGCGGCCACGGCGCACCGCACCAGGGGGACGTGGCGAGGGTCGATCATCTCGGCCCCGTCTCCGGCTCAGGCCGGCGCACCACGTGATAGATGAAATAGGGCCGGTCGGGAAAGAGCACCACCCGGTTGAGCTCGTAGACGGGAAAGGTCCTTTCCAACTCCTCCACGGACAGCCGGGCGACCGTGGACGGCGACACCGGCTTAGCGAGCGATAGGCCCGCCAGACGGGAATAAAGCTGATCCAGCATGGGCCGCTCCGGCCAATAAGGGGAGGAAACGTACACGTCGCCGCCCCGCTGGAGGTCCGCGAGAAGCTCTTGCGCCGCCGCCCTCGGGATGGAGTCGCTGTTCGGGGCCGGCCCGACGATCATGTGCTGCCGGATGTCCGTGCGGACCTTGAGGACGTCCCGGTAATAAAGGGCGAGCGGATAGTATCCCTTGCCGTCGTCGTCGTAGAGAATCGCGCCCTGAGGCAGGATCTCGAACATGCGCCGCGCGAAGCGTTCCACGTCGTCGTAATGCCTCTTGTTTGGATTGGCGAAATAGCGCGCGGGATCCCAAATGTTGGAGACGTATTCGAAATACCGGAAATAGTTGCGCCAAAAGCCGGGGCCGGCGGCCCAGGAGGGAATCTTCGCGTAAAGGACGGGCCCCGCCAGCAGCGTGGGGAGGAGAACCAGAAGCGCCGCGCGCGTTATGCGCGACCGCCGCCACAGATCATCGAAGCCCACGATCACGGCGAATCCGAAGAGGACCCAGACAGGCAACCCGAAGGCGTACATGTCCCAGATCATGTAGTTGGAGGACCAGACCGCCTGGGCGGCGAGGCCCGCGAGAAAAAAGACAAAGGTCGCGCGGAAGGCCCGGGTCCGGGCGAAGGCCGCGAGTCCCACCCATCCGCCGAGGAAGGCCACGGACGGATAATTCATGAGCAGGAGAAAGAGGTAGTTGAGCCGCCACCGCCATTTCTGGGCGGACGACATGAACGACGGAAACATGTAACGGCGGAATTGCGCCCCGGTCGTGTCATTGACCATGGCCTGGAGGACGTTCCAATACCCCTTCGCCGAGAAGACCTTCGGGGCGCGGTGGTGAAACTCACGGACGAAGATGACGAGGTAGGGGGAGAATCCCAGCAGAAAGAAAAAGGCGAGCGCCGCGAGCGTCCGCGGGTTCAGCAACCGGCGTCTTTCCGCAGAGACCAAAAGGATCGCCGGAAAGGCGAAGACGAAGAGCCCCATCAGGACGTGGTTGGAGCAGCCCAGACCCCAGACGAAAACGGCCCCGTAGAGCCGGCGCTTCGAGCCCGTCTCCTCATAGGAGGCGACGAGGTAGAGGAAGATGGCCAGGAGGGCGGTGTTCAGCGTGTAGACCTCGAGGATCGTCGAATGCCACCAGAGGGAGTGCCCGAACATGACGGCGATCGCGCCGGCGGCGGAGGCCACGGCGTTCTTCGTGACGGTCATCCCCGCCAGAAAGAGGAAGGTGACGGTCACCGCCCCGAAGACGGCGCAGAGAAAATTCAACCGCACGTGGAACTCGCCGAACGGAAAAATGGTCGTCCAAAGCCTTCCGAGAAGGTGAAAGAGGTTGTGGGTGTTGACCCAGACGCTCAGCTTGAGGGCGTAGACGTTGCCGGCGATCATGGGTCCGTCCACCCAGTTCGGCCACCGGCAGACGGTGGCGCCGTAGAAAACGAGCGGGACGAGCCAGAAGAGACGGATGAACCACGCGCGGACGTTCATAGGATTTTGGTCAGGCCGTTCAGAGGGCTTGGGCCACGGCCCATGCGAACTCCATCGTCGACGCCGATCCCCCCAGGTCCGCCGTCAGGACCTTCCCCTTCTTGACCACGCCCGCGACGGCGGCCCGGACCTTCTGCGCCGCGGCCTTTTCGCCCAGGTGATCGAGCATCATCGCGCCGGAGAGGATCAACGCCATGGGATTGGCCTTGTTCTTGCCCGCGATGTCCGGGGCCGTCCCGTGCACCGCCTCGAAGATCGCGCCTTTCTCGCCGATGTTGCCGGCGGGAACGACGCCCAGGCCGCCAACTAAACCCGCCGCCAGGTCGGAGACGATGTCGCCGTAGAGATTTTCCAGGAGAAGGATGTCGAACTGGTGGGGCTTCAAGACCAGCTGCATGCAGGCGTTGTCGACGATCATTTCCGTGTACTCGATATCGCGATATTTTTTGGAGACCCGCCGGGCGCAATCCAGGAAAAGACCGTCGGAGAGCTTCATGATATTGGCCTTGTGGATGGCCGTAATCTTCTTGCGGCCGTTGGCCCTGGCGTACCGGAAGGCAAACTCCGCGATGCGGAGCGACGCTTTCTTGGTGATCACCTTGATCGACTCCACGACCCCCGGCGCCACCACATGCTCGATGCCCGAGTAGAGGTCTTCGGTGTTTTCGCGGAGGATCACCAGGTCAATGTCCTTGAACTGGCTCTTCACGCCCACGATCGACTTCGCGGGGCGGACGTTCGCGTAGAGGTTGAAGCGCTTCCGGAGCATGACGTTGACGCTCGCAAACCCCGTCGCAATGGGCGTGGCCAGCGGTCCCTTCAGCGCGACCCTGTTCTTGAGGATCGACCGGACGGTCTTTTGCGGAAGCGGCGTATTGTCCTTCTCGATCGCCTTCTGTCCGGCCAGGACCTCCTCCCAGACGATCTTCACGCCGGTCGCCTCCAGGACCTCGCGGGTGGCCTGGGTGATTTCGGGACCGATCCCGTCGCCGGGGATGAGCGAAACGCGGTGGGGCACGTTTCTTGTATAACAGACAAGTCCCCGGCATCAAAATGAGAAACTGCCCGCCAAACCGGGATAAAAATCACCCACTCCCTCGGGCTAACCCCTCGAAAATCAAGAACAACGAATCTTGGCACGCTGGCACGCGCGTTGCTCCTTTTAGAAACTTGCCTTGAGAGGGCGTATGCGTTTTCCGCTCTTCCTCTTCATTTTCCTTTTGTCGGTTTCCGCTTGGTCCTCGGAAGAAACGGCCGACGCCCCCGAGACCCTCGATCAATGCCTGGCCCAGCTGGTATCCGGCGATTTTGTCGTCACCGACAGCCGCAAGGACCACAGGCCCCTGCCCCACGTCACCCGGAGACTGGCCAAGTCGATCCAGGAGATCATCGAAAGGCAGGTCGGAACGGAGCGCTTCGACCGGCGTCGCCAGGAGGTCTTGAAATGCGTGATCGACGGCCGTTGCGGCATCAGCGAAACGTCGGAAGACATCCTCGACAACTGCTTCTTCGCGGTCCATCCGGACGCCGAGGTGGCGGAATAAGGAAGTACGGATCTAGGTCGGAAGCTTCGCCATCTCCTTCAAAAGCCGAACTCTCAGAGCAATGGGCGGATGCGTGTCGAACCATCCCGCCTTTTCGGAAACCGCGTTGCCCGCCGCCTGGGCCTTGACGTCCTTCGCGGCCTTGAGGGGATTGATGATGAAGAGGTGCTGGGTCCCGCGGTTGGCGATGTCCAGCTCGTCCGGGTCCGCGGCGATCTTGAGGAGGGCGTTCGCGAGCGCCCCGGGGTTGCGCGTGAGCTCCGCGCCCGTGTTGTCCGCCAGGAGCTCGCGCCTCCGGGACATCGAGAATTGGATGATCTTGGCGACGATGGGCGCCAGAATTGCCAACACGACGGCGGCGATCACGAAGATCAACTGGGCCTGACCGCCGCCCTTCGAATCCGATCTCCGGGATCCGCGCAGGGACCTCCAGAACATGTCGCACAAGAGCGCGATCGATCCGACCATCACGGCCATGAGGATCGAAAACCGGCTGTCGAAGTTCTTGATGTGCCCCATCTCGTGCCCGATGACGGCCTGCAGCTCCTCGCGGTTCAACTGCTCCATGAGGCCGGTCGTCGCCGCGATCATCGCCTTGTCCGGTCTCATCCCGGCGGCGAATGCGTTCGAGGCGGGGGTGTTGATCAAAAAAACGCGTGGCATGGGGAGTCCCGCCGCGATCGCCATCTCCTCCACCACGTTGAAGAGGACGGGATTGTCCCTTTTCTCGATCTCGCGCCCTCCCATGGACAGCATGACGAGACGCGAGCCGGCCCAGTAGCTGACCGCGAGATAGAGCGACGCCGCGCCGACGGCGATGACGATGCCGGAGACGGGTGCCTCGTAGACGTTGCCGAAGACGAAGCCCAGAACGGTGAGGAGCAGAAAGGCGGAGATCATCAGGAGGACGGAGTTCCGTTTGTTGCGGGCGATCTGGTCGTAGAGGTGTTCGGGGGGTTGCACTAAAATTGAACCTTGACCGCCTTGCGCTCCTCCGGCGCCTCGACCTCGAACAATTGAGCCGCCTCGAACTTGAAGATGCCGGCGATGATGTTTTTCGGAAAACTCTGGATCAGCGTGTTGAACCGGTTCACCGTGTCGTTGTAGAATTGGCGGGCGAAGGAGATCTTGTTCTCCGTCGAGGTCAGCTCCTCCTGCAATCCCAAAAAGTTTTGGTTGGCCTTCAGGTCCGGATAGCTTTCGGAGAGGGCGAAGAGCGACTTCAAGGTGCCTTGCAGCACGTTCTCCGCCTGCCCCACCTCCTTGGGGGTCGCGGCCGTCATGGCCACGTTCCGGGCCTTGATGACGTTCTCGAGGGTCTCGCGCTCGTGCTTGGCGTAACCCTTCACCGTCTCGACCAGGTTCGGGATCAGGTCATAGCGGCGTTTCAACTGCACGTCGATCTGGCTCCAGGCGTTCTTCACCTGGTTCCTCCAGGCGACGAGGCCGTTGTAGGCCATGATGACCCACAGAATGAAGAGGACGGGAATCGCTAATAAGACGAGAGAGACGATCATGGTTTCCCCCTACTTTGTTAAATACGGCCGTTTTGAAGGATCCTCCGCCACCTGATACGGGTCCGGCGCGATCGAAAGCGGGCTCATGCCCTCCGGATGGTTGTGGAGGAGGTACTCCTTGTCTAATATGAATTCCTCGCGCGTGAATCCCGCCATGTCGATCTTCTTGGTGTCCATGCGGATCGCGTCGCAGGGGCAGGCCTCGACGCACAGCCCGCAGAAGACGCAGCGGAGGAGGTTGATGTTGTACACGGCCGCATA is drawn from bacterium and contains these coding sequences:
- a CDS encoding DUF2723 domain-containing protein, translated to MNVRAWFIRLFWLVPLVFYGATVCRWPNWVDGPMIAGNVYALKLSVWVNTHNLFHLLGRLWTTIFPFGEFHVRLNFLCAVFGAVTVTFLFLAGMTVTKNAVASAAGAIAVMFGHSLWWHSTILEVYTLNTALLAIFLYLVASYEETGSKRRLYGAVFVWGLGCSNHVLMGLFVFAFPAILLVSAERRRLLNPRTLAALAFFFLLGFSPYLVIFVREFHHRAPKVFSAKGYWNVLQAMVNDTTGAQFRRYMFPSFMSSAQKWRWRLNYLFLLLMNYPSVAFLGGWVGLAAFARTRAFRATFVFFLAGLAAQAVWSSNYMIWDMYAFGLPVWVLFGFAVIVGFDDLWRRSRITRAALLVLLPTLLAGPVLYAKIPSWAAGPGFWRNYFRYFEYVSNIWDPARYFANPNKRHYDDVERFARRMFEILPQGAILYDDDGKGYYPLALYYRDVLKVRTDIRQHMIVGPAPNSDSIPRAAAQELLADLQRGGDVYVSSPYWPERPMLDQLYSRLAGLSLAKPVSPSTVARLSVEELERTFPVYELNRVVLFPDRPYFIYHVVRRPEPETGPR
- a CDS encoding isocitrate dehydrogenase (NAD(+)), with protein sequence MPHRVSLIPGDGIGPEITQATREVLEATGVKIVWEEVLAGQKAIEKDNTPLPQKTVRSILKNRVALKGPLATPIATGFASVNVMLRKRFNLYANVRPAKSIVGVKSQFKDIDLVILRENTEDLYSGIEHVVAPGVVESIKVITKKASLRIAEFAFRYARANGRKKITAIHKANIMKLSDGLFLDCARRVSKKYRDIEYTEMIVDNACMQLVLKPHQFDILLLENLYGDIVSDLAAGLVGGLGVVPAGNIGEKGAIFEAVHGTAPDIAGKNKANPMALILSGAMMLDHLGEKAAAQKVRAAVAGVVKKGKVLTADLGGSASTMEFAWAVAQAL
- a CDS encoding M48 family metallopeptidase; translated protein: MQPPEHLYDQIARNKRNSVLLMISAFLLLTVLGFVFGNVYEAPVSGIVIAVGAASLYLAVSYWAGSRLVMLSMGGREIEKRDNPVLFNVVEEMAIAAGLPMPRVFLINTPASNAFAAGMRPDKAMIAATTGLMEQLNREELQAVIGHEMGHIKNFDSRFSILMAVMVGSIALLCDMFWRSLRGSRRSDSKGGGQAQLIFVIAAVVLAILAPIVAKIIQFSMSRRRELLADNTGAELTRNPGALANALLKIAADPDELDIANRGTQHLFIINPLKAAKDVKAQAAGNAVSEKAGWFDTHPPIALRVRLLKEMAKLPT
- a CDS encoding LemA family protein gives rise to the protein MIVSLVLLAIPVLFILWVIMAYNGLVAWRNQVKNAWSQIDVQLKRRYDLIPNLVETVKGYAKHERETLENVIKARNVAMTAATPKEVGQAENVLQGTLKSLFALSESYPDLKANQNFLGLQEELTSTENKISFARQFYNDTVNRFNTLIQSFPKNIIAGIFKFEAAQLFEVEAPEERKAVKVQF